The Salvia splendens isolate huo1 chromosome 21, SspV2, whole genome shotgun sequence genome includes a window with the following:
- the LOC121784883 gene encoding protein NRT1/ PTR FAMILY 4.6-like has product MITIQAHSKKSEHVPCNKPSCIGGSDATMFYASLCILAFGCSGVKGSVAALGADQFDRNETGGAKGVASFINYYQFSMTVGSLIGVTVVVWIVLNRGWHWAFFTGLVTAFVSFVVLALGKPFYLFQPLANSPIVRVSQVITTAVRNRNLKFPESSDELYEADDKEGDTSVEKLAHTNQFRFLDKAAIPGQPDGGCTVTQFEEVKILIRMLPIFASTIIMNTCLAQLQTFSVVQGYFMEPHLATLNIPSPWIPVIPLLFMAVLLPLYEFLFIPFARKITGHPNGITQLQRVGVGLVLSIISMGIAGLVEVKRRDQALKDPFKLISLFWLSFQYGVFGIADMFAMVWLMEFFYKEAPSGMRSLSTSFALLSLSFGYFLSTAFVNIVNAVTEKVSSDKQGWLQAPEMEPPLNHYKLDYFYWFLAILSTLNFGNYLYWASWYKYRSQVKEADEDATKPSEYYSPAT; this is encoded by the exons ATGATAACAATCCAAGCACACTCCAAGAAATCGGAGCACGTCCCCTGCAACAAGCCGAGCTGCATCGGGGGCAGTGACGCCACCATGTTCTATGCTTCTCTGTGCATCTTAGCGTTTGGCTGCAGCGGAGTGAAGGGGTCTGTGGCTGCACTCGGGGCGGATCAATTTGACCGGAACGAGACCGGAGGAGCAAAGGGTGTCGCGAGCTTCATCAACTATTACCAGTTCAGCATGACAGTTGGATCGCTGATAGGAGTGACAGTGGTCGTGTGGATTGTGTTGAATAGGGGATGGCACTGGGCTTTCTTCACGGGCTTGGTGACAGCGTTCGTTAGCTTCGTCGTGCTTGCACTCGGAAAGCCTTTCTACTTGTTCCAACCACTGGCTAACAGCCCCATTGTCAGGGTATCACAG GTCATTACAACTGCAGTTCGAAACAGAAACCTGAAATTCCCCGAGAGCTCAGACGAGCTGTATGAGGCTGACGATAAGGAGGGAGATACGTCTGTAGAGAAACTTGCACACACCAACCAGTTCAGGTTCCTAGACAAAGCAGCTATTCCCGGCCAACCAGATGGAGGCTGCACGGTGACACAATTCGAAGAAGTGAAGATATTGATACGGATGCTACCTATCTTTGCGAGCACGATCATAATGAATACGTGCTTGGCACAGCTGCAGACATTCTCAGTAGTCCAAGGATACTTCATGGAACCTCACTTGGCCACACTGAACATTCCCTCTCCTTGGATACCTGTCATCCCTTTACTCTTCATGGCCGTTCTCCTTCCACTCTACGAGTTCCTATTCATCCCATTTGCCCGAAAGATCACAGGACATCCTAATGGAATAACTCAGCTCCAGCGTGTAGGCGTAGGGCTGGTCCTGTCCATAATCTCGATGGGGATAGCCGGTCTGGTGGAGGTGAAAAGAAGGGATCAGGCTCTCAAGGACCCATTCAAGCTGATTAGTCTTTTCTGGCTCTCGTTCCAATACGGGGTCTTTGGGATTGCGGACATGTTTGCAATGGTCTGGCTGATGGAATTCTTCTATAAAGAAGCTCCATCTGGGATGAGGTCTCTTTCCACATCTTTCGCGCTGCTGTCGCTGTCTTTTGGATATTTCTTAAGCACCGCCTTTGTGAACATTGTGAATGCAGTCACGGAGAAGGTTTCAAGTGACAAACAAGGCTGGCTGCAGGCACCGGAGATGGAGCCTCCCTTGAATCATTACAAGCTCGACTACTTCTACTGGTTCCTAGCCATCCTTAGCACCCTCAACTTCGGAAACTATCTCTACTGGGCATCCTGGTACAAGTATCGATCACAAGTAAAAGAGGCCGATGAAGACGCAACTAAACCTTCAGAGTATTACAGTCCGGCTACATAA
- the LOC121783558 gene encoding 60S ribosomal protein L23A-like, producing MNLQMIVSSVAPPAPVGSGILFRRPGALNFSSGGTSSASTKLSSLSSTFFPVQKDVVGRFQALETKLLDRGFVHAVPKKAENYYEPEPLKQEFMSTDALNLKFEDAVFLEPAPLTAVKKSKKEGPQSTSAMKNSKKEKNPTRLSSSAAVIKTTDHFQIFRYPLGTESAIKAMLECNTLVFVVDKRADKKNIREAAINMFKIRVKKVNTSITPAGTKKAFIMLPPDFKAADVAKRIKIL from the exons ATGAATCTTCAAATGATCGTCTCTTCAGTAGCTCCGCCGGCACCCGTCGGTTCTGGAATTCTTTTCCGGCGCCCCGGCGCGTTGAATTTTTCTTCCGGTGGCACCTCTTCAGCTTCAACAAAGCTCTCTTCCTTGTCCTCCACCTTTTTTCCCGTCCAAAAG GATGTGGTTGGCAGGTTCCAAGCGTTGGAGACCAAGCTTCTAGATAGAGGTTTCGTGCATGCTGTGCCCAAGAAAGCTGAAAATTACTATGAACCTGAACCTTTGAAACAAGAATTCATGAGCACAGATGCCTTGAATTTGAAGTTTGAGGATGCTGTTTTCTTAGAGCCAGCGCCATTAACTGCAGTAAAGAAATCTAAAAAGGAAGGTCCACAGTCAACTTCTGCTATGAAGAattcaaaaaaggaaaagaatccCACACGCCTTAGCAGTAGTGCTGCTGTGATAAAAACAACTGATCATTTTCAAATCTTCAGATATCCTCTTGGGACGGAGTCTGCAATAAAGGCAATGTTGGAATGTAACACTTTGGTCTTTGTTGTCGACAAACGAGCTGATAAGAAGAATATCAGAGAGGCTGCCATAAATATGTTTAAGATAAGGGTGAAGAAAGtgaatacttcaatcacgccTGCTGGAACGAAGAAGGCTTTTATCATGCTGCCACCAGATTTTAAGGCTGCGGACGTAGCTAAGAGGATTAAAATCTTGTGA
- the LOC121783897 gene encoding uncharacterized protein LOC121783897 yields MESYSSESSSSASYSFSSHSSTHFPLHRQRGKPAQNFRTALAVRKPAITKKPIAPLPPTPAKIYKVEPVEFKEVVQRLTGAVEIQATTRLREVAPPPLDLSPPHWPKHGGLSFDQGENEEEKRMKSFDVMSPLGFSLSPASLAWCSAMLLSPGTLASFEPSAVL; encoded by the coding sequence ATGGAGTCTTATTCATCGGAATCCTCTTCCTCGGCTTCGTATTCCTTCTCGTCACACTCATCGACTCACTTCCCTCTCCATCGCCAGAGAGGGAAGCCAGCGCAGAATTTCCGGACAGCGCTGGCTGTCCGGAAACCTGCGATCACGAAGAAACCGATCGCCCCGCTGCCGCCGACGCCGGCAAAGATCTACAAGGTGGAGCCGGTGGAGTTTAAGGAAGTGGTGCAGAGGCTGACGGGCGCGGTGGAGATCCAGGCGACGACGCGGCTGAGGGAGGTGGCGCCGCCGCCTCTTGACCTCTCCCCGCCGCATTGGCCGAAGCATGGAGGGTTGAGTTTTGATCAAGGGGAAAATGAAGAGGAAAAGAGGATGAAATCGTTTGATGTAATGAGCCCGCTCGGGTTTAGCTTGTCGCCGGCTTCTCTGGCGTGGTGCTCGGCTATGCTGCTGAGTCCGGGGACGCTTGCCTCGTTCGAGCCGAGTGCGGTGCTCTAA
- the LOC121785510 gene encoding ruvB-like 2: protein MAEIKLSETRDLTRIERIGAHSHIRGLGLDSALEARSSSEGMVGQTSARKAAGVIVQMVQEGKIAGRAVLLAGQPGTGKTAIAMGMAKSIGQETPFAMLAGSELFSLEMSKTEALMQAFRKAIGVRIKEETEVIEGEVVEIQIDRPAVAGAASKTGKLTLKTTDMETVYDLGAKMIEALGKEKVQSGDVIGIDKASGKITKLGRSFSRSRDYDAMGPHTKFVQCPDGELQKRKEVVHCVTLHEIDVINSRTQGFLALFTGDTGEIRVEVREQIDTKVAEWREEGKAEIIPGVLFIDEVHMLDIECFSFLNRALENDMAPILVVATNRGITSIRGTNYRSPHGIPIDFLDRLLIISTQPYTGDDIRKILDIRCQEEDVEMSEDAKVLLTKIGEDTSLRYAINLITSAALSCLKRKGKIVEMEDISRVYELFYDVKRSTQYLMEYQSQYMFSEVGTGEGYEDEANAMLS, encoded by the exons ATGGCGGAGATAAAGCTCTCAGAGACGCGAGACCTAACCCGAATTGAACGAATCGGCGCCCACTCCCACATCCGGGGCCTCGGCCTCGACTCCGCCCTCGAGGCCCGCTCCTCCTCCGAGGGCATGGTCGGCCAGACTTCAGCCCGGAAAGCCGCCGGCGTCATCGTCCAAATGGTCCAGGAAGGAAAAATCGCCGGCCGCGCAGTCCTCCTCGCCGGCCAGCCCGGGACCGGCAAAACCGCCATCGCCATGGGCATGGCTAAATCCATCGGCCAAGAGACCCCCTTCGCTATGCTCGCAGGGAGCGAGCTCTTCTCGCTGGAGATGTCGAAAACCGAGGCCCTAATGCAGGCGTTCAGGAAAGCGATTGGGGTCAGAATTAAGGAGGAAACCGAGGTGATTGAGGGCGAGGTTGTGGAGATACAGATTGACCGGCCGGCTGTTGCTGGGGCTGCGTCAAAGACGGGGAAGCTCACGCTGAAGACTACGGATATGGAGACGGTGTATGATTTGGGGGCGAAGATGATTGAGGCCTTGGGGAAGGAGAAAGTGCAGAGTGGTGATGTGATTGGCATCGACAAGGCCTCGGGGAAGATTACGAAGCTCGGGAGGTCGTTCTCGAGGTCAAGGGACTATGATGCAATGGGGCCTCACACTAAGTTCGTGCAGTGCCCTGATGGTGAGCTGCAGAAGAGGAAGGAAGTTGTGCATTGCGTTACGCTTCATGAGATTGATGTTATCAACAGCAG AACGCAGGGATTTCTGGCACTTTTTACGGGTGATACTGGCGAAATCCGTGTAGAAGTTAGGGAACAAATCGACACAAAAGTAGCAGAGTGgagagaagaaggaaaagcAGAAATTATACCGGGTGTCCTCTTCATTGACGAAGTACACATGCTTGACATCGAGTGCTTTTCTTTCCTGAACCGTGCATTGGAGAATGACATGGCGCCTATATTAGTTGTCGCCACCAACAGAGGGATCACTTCCATCAGGGGCACAAACTACAGATCCCCACACGGAATTCCAATCgatttccttgaccgcctgctCATCATCTCCACCCAACCCTATACAGGAGACGATATCCGGAAGATCCTGGACATCAGATGCCAAGAGGAAGATGTAGAAATGTCCGAAGATGCTAAGGTACTACTTACAAAGATCGGAGAAGACACATCACTGAGATACGCCATAAACCTCATCACCTCTGCTGCATTGTCCTGCctgaagaggaaggggaagattGTGGAAATGGAGGACATAAGCCGCGTGTATGAGCTCTTCTACGACGTGAAGAGGTCGACACAATACTTGATGGAATATCAAAGCCAGTATATGTTCAGTGAGGTGGGAACAGGAGAGGGATATGAAGACGAAGCTAATGCAATGCTCTCATAA